The following coding sequences lie in one Klebsiella huaxiensis genomic window:
- a CDS encoding 2-dehydro-3-deoxygalactonokinase has product MNDYIAVDWGSTQLRGWLIRNGQCVETKQLPLGVTRLNGQLPEEVFQQHLAPWRGPEKLPVLMAGMIGSDAGWQSVPYLPCPAAIDAPGQQLFAVAEGVWIIPGLKIEQAGEYNVMRGEETQLLGAWQLAPAECYVMPGTHCKWVQAERGVVRHFATAMTGELHHLLMTQSLLGKGLTAQLPDDAAFELGLEKGLAQPSLISELFVARAARVLGALAATSVSDYLSGLLIGAEVAILGQRYRASTVTLVGDPALNARYRRVMMACGMTVNSCSGDEALLSGMARIMNGQA; this is encoded by the coding sequence ATGAATGATTACATTGCCGTCGACTGGGGCTCCACCCAGCTGCGCGGCTGGTTGATTCGCAACGGCCAGTGCGTCGAGACGAAGCAGCTGCCGCTGGGCGTGACTCGCCTCAACGGTCAGTTGCCTGAGGAGGTATTCCAGCAACACCTGGCTCCCTGGCGCGGCCCGGAGAAGCTTCCGGTACTGATGGCTGGGATGATCGGCAGCGACGCGGGCTGGCAATCGGTGCCGTACTTGCCTTGTCCGGCGGCGATTGATGCCCCAGGGCAACAGTTGTTTGCCGTTGCCGAAGGCGTGTGGATTATTCCCGGCCTCAAGATTGAACAGGCCGGGGAGTACAACGTGATGCGCGGGGAAGAGACTCAGCTGCTGGGCGCGTGGCAACTGGCCCCGGCGGAGTGCTACGTGATGCCGGGCACCCACTGTAAATGGGTGCAAGCAGAGCGCGGCGTGGTGCGCCACTTTGCTACCGCGATGACCGGCGAGTTGCATCATCTGCTGATGACGCAATCGCTGCTCGGCAAGGGGCTTACGGCCCAGTTGCCGGACGACGCCGCTTTTGAACTTGGACTGGAAAAGGGGCTGGCGCAGCCCTCGTTAATTAGCGAACTGTTTGTTGCCAGAGCGGCGCGGGTTTTGGGGGCGCTGGCGGCGACATCGGTCAGCGACTACCTCTCCGGGCTGCTGATTGGCGCTGAGGTCGCAATTCTGGGTCAGCGTTACCGAGCATCAACCGTCACCCTGGTGGGGGACCCGGCGCTAAATGCCCGCTATCGTCGGGTGATGATGGCGTGCGGGATGACGGTCAACAGCTGTAGCGGCGATGAGGCATTGCTGAGCGGCATGGCGAGGATAATGAATGGACAAGCTTAA
- a CDS encoding sodium:solute symporter family protein, whose product MNSHIFLVGFIIYALAMIWLGWYVSRNQKSGDDFLLGGRSLPLFLTLGSTVATMVGTGSSMGAVGFGYSNGWAGMLYGVGGAIGILLVAWLFAPVRKLRFMTMSEELSYYTGGSHLIKNIVGIMIFIASIGWLGAHILGGSMYLSWATGINLTLAKVIISLAFAIYVIIGGYSAVVWTDTIQALILFFGFILMAILAVVHVGGWDAIVQAMDPKAMSLFAIDKLGTIPALSLAMVICVGVLATPSYRQRIYSGKDVSSVRRSFVYTGVLYLFFSVLPAIIGMAAWTMNPHLANSNYAFLFATSFLPAILGLVVLIAGLSATMSSASSDAIAAVAIMMRDVYTLATGKMPPADKAIMLSRWMLAFVIGLAMIFALTSNDIISYITKMISMLMSGLFVCSILGHFWLRFNWQGALTALLSGMLVSIVILVKADWLAYWGNPCIPSVLGSLISSVFVTLMTPASKISRQQALEMITQEREGQAIPVKTAAVQTSGEAQ is encoded by the coding sequence ATGAATAGTCATATCTTTTTAGTCGGCTTTATTATTTACGCGTTGGCGATGATTTGGCTTGGCTGGTATGTTTCGCGTAATCAAAAAAGCGGTGATGATTTTTTACTGGGCGGTCGTTCCTTACCGCTGTTTCTGACCCTGGGATCGACCGTGGCGACCATGGTGGGTACCGGCTCAAGCATGGGCGCGGTAGGCTTCGGCTATAGCAACGGCTGGGCCGGGATGCTGTATGGCGTAGGTGGGGCAATCGGTATTTTACTGGTGGCCTGGCTGTTTGCGCCGGTACGTAAACTCCGCTTTATGACCATGAGCGAGGAGCTTTCTTATTATACCGGGGGCAGCCATTTAATTAAAAATATCGTTGGGATCATGATATTTATTGCCTCAATTGGCTGGCTCGGGGCGCATATTCTTGGCGGCAGTATGTATTTGTCATGGGCGACGGGGATAAACCTGACGCTGGCGAAGGTGATTATTTCATTAGCTTTCGCGATTTATGTGATTATCGGCGGTTATTCTGCGGTGGTATGGACGGATACCATTCAGGCATTAATTCTGTTCTTCGGCTTTATTCTGATGGCGATTCTGGCCGTGGTGCACGTGGGCGGCTGGGACGCGATTGTCCAGGCCATGGACCCGAAGGCTATGAGTCTGTTTGCGATTGATAAGCTGGGCACTATTCCGGCCTTATCGCTGGCAATGGTGATTTGCGTCGGGGTGCTGGCGACGCCATCCTATCGTCAACGAATCTACTCGGGTAAAGATGTCTCTTCGGTGCGACGCTCGTTTGTTTATACCGGCGTGCTGTACCTGTTTTTCTCTGTGCTGCCGGCGATTATTGGCATGGCGGCATGGACGATGAACCCGCATCTGGCCAACAGTAACTACGCCTTCCTGTTCGCTACCAGCTTTTTACCGGCGATTCTGGGGCTGGTGGTGCTGATTGCGGGTCTTTCCGCCACCATGTCGTCGGCGAGTTCCGATGCGATAGCCGCCGTCGCCATCATGATGCGCGATGTCTATACCCTGGCGACCGGGAAAATGCCCCCGGCAGATAAAGCTATTATGCTGTCGCGCTGGATGCTGGCGTTCGTTATTGGCCTGGCGATGATCTTCGCCCTGACGTCCAACGATATCATCAGCTATATCACCAAAATGATCTCAATGCTGATGTCCGGCCTGTTCGTCTGCTCGATTCTTGGTCACTTCTGGCTGCGGTTTAACTGGCAGGGGGCGCTAACGGCGCTGCTCAGCGGCATGCTGGTTTCGATAGTCATTCTGGTTAAGGCTGACTGGCTGGCGTATTGGGGAAATCCGTGCATTCCCTCGGTTCTCGGTAGCCTTATCTCCTCCGTGTTTGTGACCCTGATGACGCCAGCGAGCAAAATCAGCCGTCAGCAAGCGCTGGAAATGATTACCCAGGAGCGGGAAGGCCAGGCTATTCCGGTGAAGACGGCTGCGGTTCAGACTTCAGGAGAGGCGCAATGA
- a CDS encoding RidA family protein, which yields MSIKRYGVEGGTGTGGQHLPFARAVEAGGWLYVSGQTPMKDGEVVEGGIVDQSRLAIQNCVDIMTEAGYTLADVVHVKVILTDSRYFQSFNKVFREFFGDNPPARICCVADLVVDCKVEVDVTCYNAARV from the coding sequence ATGAGTATTAAACGTTATGGTGTGGAAGGCGGCACCGGCACCGGCGGACAGCATCTGCCGTTCGCCCGCGCGGTGGAAGCGGGGGGCTGGCTGTACGTCTCCGGTCAGACGCCGATGAAAGACGGCGAAGTAGTGGAAGGGGGGATTGTCGACCAGTCGCGCCTGGCGATTCAAAACTGTGTGGATATCATGACCGAAGCGGGCTATACCCTCGCCGACGTCGTACACGTCAAAGTGATCCTCACCGATTCGCGCTATTTCCAGTCCTTCAACAAAGTGTTCCGCGAGTTCTTTGGCGACAACCCGCCAGCCCGCATCTGCTGCGTGGCGGATCTGGTGGTGGATTGCAAAGTCGAAGTAGATGTGACCTGTTATAACGCGGCGCGCGTATAA
- a CDS encoding N-acyl-D-amino-acid deacylase family protein, giving the protein MKVNWLFKNVTVIDGSGGPQFRGDVAVKGDRIVDMAPALNLAAEQVVEGLGRVLAPGFIDVHTHDDINVIRMPEYLPKLSQGVTTVIVGNCGISAATATMRDGVPDPMNLLGEQEQFIYPTVEAYAHAVEAAKPSLNVGTLIGHTALRNNHMDDLFRPATESEIAGMRVQLRDALREGALGLSTGLAYASAFQSTTEEVMALAEELAAEKGIYTTHLRSEFEPILEALDEAFRIGRHGNVPVVVSHHKCAGAKNWGRTKETLAFFDEMRQRQEIACDCYPYSASSSTLDMKQVTDEFDIVITWSEAQPEQAGKTLKQIADGWQVSLHDAAARLMPAGAIYYNMDEQDVRRVLRYPVTMIGSDGLPNDPMPHPRLWGAFPRVLGHYSRDEQLFPLTTAIHKMTGLSAARFQLVDRGLVKVGYFADLVLFDPQTVRDVASFSDPKQPADGIDAVMVNGVMSYGSDKKITGRAGRFLRRRMN; this is encoded by the coding sequence ATGAAAGTTAACTGGCTTTTCAAAAACGTCACCGTCATCGACGGCAGCGGCGGGCCGCAGTTTCGTGGTGACGTAGCGGTGAAGGGCGATCGGATTGTGGATATGGCCCCGGCGTTGAATCTGGCGGCGGAGCAGGTGGTTGAGGGGCTGGGGCGCGTGCTGGCCCCTGGGTTTATCGATGTGCATACCCATGACGATATCAACGTCATCCGTATGCCGGAGTATTTGCCCAAGCTGAGCCAGGGGGTGACGACGGTGATCGTTGGCAACTGCGGGATCAGCGCGGCGACGGCAACCATGCGCGACGGCGTGCCGGACCCGATGAACCTGCTGGGCGAGCAGGAGCAATTTATTTATCCCACCGTTGAGGCTTACGCCCACGCGGTGGAGGCGGCGAAGCCGTCACTGAACGTCGGCACGCTGATTGGCCATACCGCGCTGCGCAACAATCATATGGATGATTTGTTTCGCCCGGCGACGGAAAGCGAAATCGCCGGGATGCGTGTTCAACTGCGCGATGCACTGCGTGAGGGGGCGTTGGGGCTGAGTACCGGTCTGGCCTACGCCAGCGCATTCCAGTCCACCACTGAGGAGGTGATGGCGCTGGCGGAAGAGCTGGCGGCGGAGAAGGGTATTTACACCACCCACCTGCGTTCGGAGTTTGAACCGATTCTGGAAGCGCTCGATGAAGCATTTCGCATTGGTCGCCACGGTAACGTGCCGGTGGTGGTTTCACACCACAAGTGCGCCGGGGCGAAAAACTGGGGTCGCACTAAGGAGACGCTGGCTTTCTTCGATGAGATGCGCCAGCGCCAGGAGATTGCCTGTGACTGCTACCCCTATTCCGCCAGTTCGTCGACGCTGGATATGAAGCAGGTGACCGATGAGTTCGACATCGTTATCACCTGGTCGGAAGCGCAGCCAGAACAGGCCGGTAAAACCCTCAAGCAAATTGCCGATGGCTGGCAGGTGAGCCTCCATGATGCGGCGGCGCGGCTAATGCCCGCAGGTGCAATCTATTACAACATGGACGAGCAGGACGTGCGGCGGGTGCTGCGTTATCCGGTCACCATGATCGGCTCCGATGGCCTGCCGAACGACCCGATGCCGCATCCACGGCTGTGGGGGGCTTTCCCTCGGGTACTGGGCCACTACAGTCGCGATGAACAGCTGTTTCCGCTGACTACCGCCATTCACAAAATGACCGGACTCTCGGCGGCACGCTTTCAGCTTGTGGATCGTGGGCTGGTGAAAGTGGGCTACTTCGCCGATCTGGTGCTGTTTGACCCGCAAACGGTGCGCGATGTCGCCAGCTTCTCCGACCCGAAACAACCGGCGGACGGCATAGACGCGGTGATGGTCAACGGCGTAATGAGCTACGGCAGCGATAAAAAGATTACCGGGCGCGCAGGACGTTTCCTGCGTCGCCGAATGAACTAA
- a CDS encoding amino acid deaminase, with the protein MKYHSDTLVPHKAAVMSVPANLLAEDICLPAALLKKTALENNIAWMQRYADARGVSLAPHGKTTMTPWIFQAQQQAGAWGIGVGSAWQASAAMASGVLRVLMVNQLVGKANMQVVSRLKAHYRATDFICCVDSLANARTLSAFFSERQQTLDVLIELGVQGGRCGCRSVEDALALAQAVTELPGLKLRGLELYEGVLHGDDPQPQVETLLRQAAELACRMEPLVEGEFVLTGAGTVWYDVVCNIWLAAEKPANCRIVIRPGCYITHDRGIYDIAQQELVARDPIACDLGGDLTSALELMAMVQSVPEADRAVVNFGKRDCAFDAGLPQPIALYRHGAQLSAEGIASVGIMDQHCMLHLAPGSDVQVGDILVFGTSHPCLTFDKWKALLLVDDQYNVLEELDTLF; encoded by the coding sequence ATGAAATACCATTCCGATACGCTTGTCCCGCACAAAGCCGCCGTAATGTCCGTCCCGGCAAATCTGCTGGCAGAGGATATCTGCCTCCCCGCCGCGCTGCTGAAAAAAACGGCGCTGGAAAATAACATCGCCTGGATGCAGCGCTACGCCGATGCGCGCGGCGTCTCGCTGGCACCGCACGGTAAAACGACGATGACGCCGTGGATTTTTCAGGCGCAGCAGCAGGCGGGCGCATGGGGGATCGGCGTGGGTAGCGCCTGGCAAGCCAGCGCGGCGATGGCCAGCGGCGTGCTGCGCGTTTTGATGGTCAACCAGCTGGTCGGCAAGGCCAATATGCAGGTGGTATCGCGCCTGAAAGCGCATTATCGGGCGACTGATTTTATCTGCTGCGTGGATAGCCTTGCCAATGCCCGCACGCTGTCGGCGTTTTTCAGCGAGCGACAGCAAACGCTGGATGTGCTGATTGAGTTGGGCGTGCAGGGCGGGCGCTGCGGCTGTCGCAGCGTTGAGGACGCGCTGGCGCTGGCACAGGCGGTGACGGAACTGCCGGGCCTGAAGCTGCGCGGTCTTGAGCTGTATGAAGGGGTTTTGCACGGCGACGATCCGCAGCCGCAGGTTGAAACCCTGCTGCGCCAGGCCGCCGAACTGGCCTGTCGAATGGAGCCGCTGGTTGAGGGCGAGTTTGTGCTGACCGGCGCCGGTACCGTTTGGTACGACGTGGTGTGTAACATCTGGCTGGCGGCGGAGAAACCGGCGAACTGCCGGATCGTTATCCGCCCCGGCTGCTATATCACCCACGACCGGGGGATCTACGATATCGCGCAGCAGGAGCTGGTGGCGCGGGATCCGATCGCCTGCGATCTGGGCGGCGACTTAACCTCGGCGCTGGAGCTGATGGCGATGGTCCAGTCGGTGCCGGAAGCGGATCGCGCGGTGGTTAACTTCGGCAAGCGCGACTGCGCCTTCGACGCCGGACTGCCGCAGCCCATCGCCCTCTATCGTCACGGTGCGCAGCTATCCGCTGAGGGGATCGCGAGCGTGGGGATTATGGATCAGCACTGCATGCTGCACCTTGCACCGGGCAGCGACGTGCAGGTCGGCGATATTCTGGTGTTTGGTACCTCGCACCCGTGCCTGACGTTTGATAAATGGAAAGCGCTGCTGCTGGTGGATGACCAATACAACGTGTTGGAAGAGCTGGATACGCTGTTCTAA
- the hpaR gene encoding homoprotocatechuate degradation operon regulator HpaR, with amino-acid sequence MHDSLTIALLQAREAAMAHFRPIVKRHNLTEQQWRIVRILAENPSMDFHDLAFRACILRPSLTGILTRMERDGLVLRLKPVSDQRKLYVSLTPAGLKLYESAQAQVEEAYRLIESEFTAEKMQQLTALLEEFIALGNGVRGEEEES; translated from the coding sequence ATGCATGATTCATTAACTATCGCGTTGCTGCAGGCGCGGGAAGCGGCGATGGCCCATTTCAGGCCGATCGTTAAACGCCACAATTTGACCGAGCAGCAGTGGCGTATCGTGCGCATTCTTGCCGAAAATCCGTCGATGGATTTCCACGACCTGGCTTTTCGTGCCTGTATTTTACGCCCGAGCCTGACCGGTATTCTCACCCGCATGGAGCGAGACGGTTTGGTGTTGCGCCTAAAGCCGGTCAGCGACCAGCGCAAGCTATATGTTTCGCTGACGCCTGCGGGGTTGAAGCTGTATGAAAGCGCCCAGGCCCAGGTGGAAGAGGCCTATCGCTTGATTGAATCTGAGTTTACCGCGGAGAAAATGCAGCAGCTCACCGCGCTGTTGGAGGAGTTTATCGCGCTGGGTAACGGGGTAAGAGGAGAGGAAGAGGAGTCGTAA
- a CDS encoding fumarylacetoacetate hydrolase family protein: MKGTIFAVALNHRSQLDAWREAFQQAPYKTPPKTAVWFIKPRNTVIGNGENIPYPQGETVQSGATVALVVGKTARKVAAEEAAAYIAGYALANDVSLPEESFYRPAIKAKCRDGFCPLGALAPLGNIDNLTIITEINGREADSWNTADLQRSAAELLSALSEFATLNPGDAILIGTPHARVTLQPGDRVRILAEGFPALENPVVAEGELA; this comes from the coding sequence ATGAAAGGTACCATCTTCGCCGTAGCGCTTAACCATCGCAGCCAGCTTGATGCCTGGCGCGAAGCGTTCCAACAGGCCCCCTATAAAACGCCGCCGAAGACCGCGGTCTGGTTTATCAAACCGCGCAATACCGTTATTGGCAACGGCGAGAACATCCCTTACCCACAGGGTGAAACCGTACAGAGCGGCGCGACCGTGGCGCTTGTCGTCGGCAAAACCGCACGCAAAGTGGCCGCAGAAGAAGCCGCTGCTTATATTGCTGGCTATGCGCTGGCTAACGACGTCAGCTTGCCGGAAGAGAGCTTCTATCGCCCGGCGATCAAAGCCAAATGCCGTGACGGCTTCTGTCCGCTTGGCGCACTCGCGCCGCTCGGCAATATCGATAACCTGACCATCATCACCGAAATCAACGGTCGCGAAGCGGACAGCTGGAACACCGCTGACCTCCAGCGCTCTGCCGCCGAGCTGCTGAGCGCCCTGAGCGAATTCGCCACGCTCAACCCCGGCGACGCCATTTTGATCGGCACCCCACACGCCCGCGTCACGCTGCAGCCCGGCGATCGCGTGCGCATTCTCGCCGAGGGTTTCCCGGCGCTGGAAAACCCGGTGGTTGCTGAAGGAGAGCTGGCATGA
- a CDS encoding fumarylacetoacetate hydrolase family protein has translation MKQARIEWQGQQHDVQVDERDQVQLINGRLLNEGEFRWLPPADGTLFALGLNYADHASELEFKPPTEPLVFIKAPNTFIGHQQESVRPDNVEYMHYEAELVVVIGKTARKVAEADAMEYVAGYTVCNDYAIRDYLENYYRPNLRVKSRDTLTPIGPWIVAKESIPDPHNLALRTWVNGELRQQGTTADLIFSIPFLIAYLSEFMTLQPGDMIATGTPKGLSDVVPGDEVIVEVEGVGRLVNHIISQQAYEEKLS, from the coding sequence ATGAAACAGGCACGTATTGAATGGCAGGGACAGCAGCACGATGTTCAGGTTGATGAACGCGACCAGGTACAGTTGATCAACGGCAGGCTGCTAAACGAGGGCGAATTCCGCTGGCTGCCGCCCGCCGACGGCACGCTGTTCGCGCTGGGCCTGAACTACGCCGATCACGCCAGCGAGCTGGAATTTAAGCCACCCACCGAACCGCTAGTGTTTATCAAAGCGCCGAACACCTTTATCGGCCACCAGCAGGAATCGGTGCGCCCGGATAACGTTGAGTACATGCACTACGAAGCCGAACTGGTAGTGGTGATCGGCAAAACCGCGCGTAAAGTCGCCGAAGCCGACGCCATGGAGTACGTGGCCGGGTATACCGTCTGCAACGACTACGCCATCCGCGACTATCTGGAAAACTACTATCGCCCCAATCTGCGGGTGAAAAGCCGCGACACCCTGACGCCGATCGGTCCGTGGATCGTCGCGAAAGAGTCGATCCCGGACCCACACAACCTGGCGCTGCGCACATGGGTCAACGGCGAACTGCGCCAGCAGGGCACCACCGCCGATCTGATCTTCAGCATTCCATTCCTGATCGCTTATCTGAGCGAGTTTATGACCCTGCAACCGGGCGACATGATCGCCACCGGCACACCAAAAGGGCTGTCAGACGTGGTGCCGGGCGATGAAGTGATCGTCGAAGTGGAAGGCGTCGGCCGCCTGGTCAACCACATCATCAGCCAGCAAGCGTATGAGGAGAAGCTGTCATGA
- the hpaE gene encoding 5-carboxymethyl-2-hydroxymuconate semialdehyde dehydrogenase, protein MKKINHWINGKNVAGTEYFHTTNPATGEVLAEVASGGEAEVNQAVAAAKEAFPKWANLPMKERARLMRRLGSLIDQNVPEIAAMETADTGLPIHQTKNVLIPRASHNFEFFAEVCQQMNGKTYPVDDKMLNYTLVQPVGVCALVSPWNVPFMTATWKVAPCLALGNTAVLKMSELSPLTADRLGELALEAGIPPGVLNVVQGYGATAGDALVRHHDIRAVSFTGGTATGRNIMKNAGLKKYSMELGGKSPVLIFEDADIERALDAALFTIFSINGERCTAGSRIFIQQSIYPEFVKRFAERANRLRVGDPNDPNTQVGALISQQHWEKVSGYIRLGIEEGATLLAGGPDKPTDLPAHLKSGNFLRPTVLADVDNRMRVAQEEIFGPVACLLPFKDEAEGLRLANDVEYGLASYIWTQDVSKVLRLARGIEAGMVFVNTQNVRDLRQPFGGVKASGTGREGGEYSFEVFAEMKNVCISMGDHPIPKWGV, encoded by the coding sequence ATGAAAAAGATTAACCACTGGATCAACGGCAAAAACGTCGCCGGCACCGAGTATTTTCATACCACCAACCCGGCGACCGGCGAGGTTCTGGCGGAAGTCGCCTCCGGCGGCGAAGCCGAAGTCAACCAAGCGGTAGCGGCGGCGAAAGAGGCGTTCCCGAAATGGGCCAATCTGCCGATGAAAGAGCGTGCGCGTCTGATGCGTCGTCTGGGCTCTCTGATCGATCAGAACGTGCCGGAGATCGCCGCCATGGAGACCGCCGACACTGGCCTGCCGATCCACCAGACCAAAAACGTGCTGATCCCGCGCGCGTCGCATAACTTCGAATTTTTCGCCGAAGTGTGCCAGCAGATGAACGGCAAGACCTATCCCGTTGACGACAAGATGCTCAACTACACCCTCGTGCAGCCGGTCGGCGTGTGCGCGCTGGTATCGCCGTGGAACGTGCCGTTTATGACCGCCACCTGGAAGGTCGCGCCGTGCCTGGCGCTGGGTAATACCGCGGTGCTGAAAATGTCCGAGCTGTCGCCGCTGACCGCCGATCGCTTGGGCGAACTGGCGCTGGAGGCAGGCATTCCGCCGGGCGTACTGAACGTGGTTCAGGGCTACGGCGCGACGGCGGGTGATGCGCTGGTGCGCCACCACGACATCCGCGCGGTGTCGTTTACCGGCGGTACCGCCACCGGCCGCAACATCATGAAAAACGCCGGGCTGAAAAAGTACTCCATGGAACTCGGCGGCAAATCACCGGTGCTGATTTTTGAAGATGCCGATATCGAGCGCGCACTCGACGCCGCGCTGTTCACCATCTTCTCAATCAACGGCGAGCGCTGCACCGCCGGCTCGCGCATCTTTATTCAGCAGAGCATCTACCCCGAGTTCGTCAAACGCTTTGCCGAACGCGCGAACCGCCTGCGCGTCGGCGATCCGAATGACCCGAACACGCAGGTGGGTGCCCTGATCAGCCAGCAGCACTGGGAGAAGGTTTCCGGCTATATCCGCCTCGGCATTGAAGAAGGGGCGACCCTGCTGGCCGGCGGCCCGGACAAACCCACCGACCTGCCTGCGCATCTGAAAAGCGGCAACTTCCTGCGCCCGACGGTGCTGGCGGACGTCGACAACCGCATGCGTGTGGCGCAGGAAGAGATTTTTGGCCCGGTAGCCTGTCTGCTGCCGTTTAAAGACGAGGCGGAAGGTCTGCGCCTGGCCAACGATGTGGAATACGGCCTCGCCTCTTATATCTGGACCCAGGACGTCAGCAAAGTGCTGCGCCTGGCGCGCGGCATCGAAGCCGGAATGGTGTTCGTCAACACCCAGAACGTCCGCGACCTGCGTCAGCCGTTCGGCGGCGTGAAGGCCTCCGGTACCGGCCGCGAAGGTGGCGAATATAGCTTTGAAGTGTTCGCTGAAATGAAAAACGTCTGCATCTCGATGGGCGACCATCCGATCCCAAAATGGGGAGTCTGA
- the hpaD gene encoding 3,4-dihydroxyphenylacetate 2,3-dioxygenase: MGKLALAAKTTHVPSMYLSELPGKNHGCRQGAIDGHKEISKRCRELGVDTIIVFDTHWLVNSAYHINCADHFQGVYTSNELPHFIRDMTYDYDGNPELGQLIADEAVKLGVRAKAHNIPSLKLEYGTLVPMRYMNADKHFKVVSISAFCTVHDFADSRKLGEAILKAIDKYDGTVAVLASGSLSHRFIDDQRAEEGMNSYTREFDHQMDERVVKLWREGKFKEFCTMLPEYADYCYGEGNMHDTVMLLGLLGWDKYDGKVEFITELFASSGTGQVNAVFPLPEHA; the protein is encoded by the coding sequence ATGGGAAAGTTAGCGTTAGCAGCAAAAACCACTCATGTACCGTCAATGTATCTTTCTGAGCTGCCGGGTAAAAATCATGGTTGCCGTCAGGGAGCCATTGATGGGCATAAGGAAATCAGCAAGCGCTGCCGCGAGCTGGGCGTCGATACGATTATCGTTTTCGATACTCACTGGCTGGTGAATAGCGCCTACCACATTAACTGTGCCGACCATTTTCAGGGTGTCTATACCAGCAACGAGCTGCCGCATTTTATCCGCGACATGACCTACGACTACGACGGTAACCCGGAGCTGGGTCAGCTTATCGCCGACGAAGCGGTCAAGCTGGGAGTGCGCGCCAAAGCGCACAACATCCCGAGTCTGAAGCTGGAGTACGGCACGCTGGTACCGATGCGCTACATGAACGCCGATAAGCATTTCAAAGTGGTGTCTATCTCGGCGTTCTGCACCGTTCACGATTTCGCCGACAGCCGCAAGCTGGGTGAAGCCATTCTTAAGGCTATCGACAAATATGACGGCACCGTGGCGGTTCTGGCCAGCGGCTCCCTGTCACATCGCTTTATCGACGATCAGCGTGCGGAAGAAGGCATGAACAGCTACACCCGCGAGTTCGACCATCAGATGGACGAGCGCGTCGTGAAGCTGTGGCGCGAGGGCAAATTCAAAGAGTTCTGCACCATGCTGCCGGAGTACGCCGACTACTGCTACGGCGAGGGCAACATGCACGACACGGTGATGCTGCTCGGCCTGCTCGGCTGGGACAAGTATGACGGCAAAGTTGAATTTATCACCGAACTGTTCGCCAGCTCCGGTACCGGCCAGGTCAACGCCGTCTTCCCGTTGCCCGAACACGCCTAA
- a CDS encoding 5-carboxymethyl-2-hydroxymuconate Delta-isomerase: MPHFIAECTDNIREQADLPGLFSKVNEALAATGIFPIGGIRSRAIWLDTWQMADGQHDYAFVHMTLKIGSGRSQESRQDVGDMLFALIKAHFAALMESRYLALSFEITELHPTLNYKQNNVHALFK; encoded by the coding sequence ATGCCGCATTTTATCGCCGAATGTACCGACAACATCCGCGAACAGGCCGATTTACCGGGTCTGTTCAGCAAAGTGAACGAAGCGCTGGCGGCGACCGGCATCTTTCCCATCGGCGGCATTCGCAGTCGCGCCATCTGGCTGGATACCTGGCAGATGGCCGACGGCCAGCATGATTACGCCTTCGTGCATATGACGCTGAAGATCGGCTCCGGACGCAGTCAGGAGAGTCGTCAGGACGTGGGCGATATGCTGTTCGCGCTGATTAAAGCCCATTTCGCCGCGCTGATGGAGAGCCGTTATCTGGCGCTGTCGTTTGAAATCACCGAGCTGCACCCGACGCTGAATTACAAACAGAACAACGTGCACGCGCTGTTTAAATAG